Proteins encoded together in one Kutzneria kofuensis window:
- a CDS encoding cyclase family protein has protein sequence MTPVLIDVTLAIRPDMPHWPGSTAPVCEWETRLDRGEESDASKWTLSAHQGTHVDAPSHFIPGAAGIDDIGLDVLCGPVHVVGIDDDSPIRAEHVAEIPAGAERILFRTTNSTTGRLHKAFDPGYVAVSAQAAEALVAKGIRLVGIDYLSVECFGATDFPAHHTLLGAGVPIIEGLDLAATEPGRYELTCLPIRLTDAEAAPARVVLTR, from the coding sequence ATGACTCCCGTGCTGATCGACGTCACGCTGGCCATCAGGCCGGACATGCCGCACTGGCCGGGCAGCACCGCGCCGGTGTGCGAGTGGGAAACCCGCCTGGACCGCGGCGAGGAGTCCGACGCCAGCAAGTGGACATTGTCGGCCCACCAGGGCACGCACGTCGACGCTCCGTCGCACTTCATCCCCGGCGCGGCCGGCATCGACGACATCGGCCTGGACGTGCTGTGCGGGCCGGTCCACGTCGTCGGCATCGACGACGACAGCCCGATCCGCGCCGAGCACGTCGCCGAGATCCCGGCCGGCGCGGAGCGGATTCTGTTCCGCACCACCAACTCCACCACCGGTCGGCTCCACAAGGCGTTCGACCCCGGCTACGTCGCGGTCAGCGCCCAGGCGGCGGAAGCGCTCGTGGCCAAGGGCATCCGTCTCGTCGGCATCGACTACCTGTCGGTGGAGTGCTTCGGCGCCACCGACTTCCCGGCCCACCACACGCTGCTCGGCGCCGGCGTGCCGATCATCGAGGGCTTGGACCTCGCCGCCACCGAACCCGGCCGCTACGAGCTGACCTGCCTGCCGATCCGGCTCACCGACGCCGAAGCCGCCCCGGCCCGCGTGGTGCTGACCCGGTGA
- a CDS encoding FadR/GntR family transcriptional regulator — MSGYQLRGVHGQTVEALARRILSGEIPEGATLDLLALREELDVSLTALREALKVLSAKGIIDARQKRGTFVRPRSGWNMLDGDVLRWRSAGPPDPDLLEHLAEVRSIVEPAAARLAAQRATEEDLADLDAALARMGEAAGNPGKLVDADLDFHRALLGATHNQLVVQMERVIASGLAMRDQVVHNADPADDPVPSHRRVLDAIREGDAEGAEQAMRALVDKASEDLKRISGR, encoded by the coding sequence TTGAGCGGTTACCAGCTCAGGGGCGTGCACGGGCAGACCGTCGAGGCGCTCGCGCGGCGCATCCTGTCCGGGGAGATCCCCGAGGGGGCGACGCTCGACCTGCTCGCCCTGCGCGAGGAGCTGGACGTCAGCCTCACCGCGCTGCGCGAGGCGCTGAAGGTGCTGTCCGCCAAGGGCATCATCGACGCGCGGCAGAAGCGCGGCACCTTCGTGCGGCCCCGCAGCGGCTGGAACATGCTCGACGGCGACGTGCTGCGCTGGCGTTCCGCCGGGCCGCCCGACCCCGACCTGCTCGAACACCTCGCCGAGGTGCGGTCCATCGTGGAGCCGGCCGCCGCCAGGCTCGCCGCGCAGCGCGCCACCGAGGAGGATCTCGCCGACCTCGACGCCGCGCTGGCCCGCATGGGCGAGGCCGCCGGCAACCCCGGCAAGCTCGTCGACGCCGACCTCGACTTCCACCGCGCGCTCCTCGGCGCCACGCACAACCAGCTGGTCGTGCAGATGGAACGGGTGATCGCCAGCGGCCTGGCCATGCGCGACCAGGTCGTGCACAACGCCGATCCCGCGGACGACCCCGTGCCCAGTCACCGCAGGGTGCTCGACGCCATCCGGGAAGGCGACGCCGAGGGCGCCGAGCAGGCGATGCGGGCGCTGGTGGACAAGGCCAGCGAGGACCTCAAGCGGATCTCCGGACGCTGA
- a CDS encoding bifunctional 4-hydroxy-2-oxoglutarate aldolase/2-dehydro-3-deoxy-phosphogluconate aldolase, producing MVTFGNVLRSTRLVGIVRGDGVGNTRDAVRVLFESGVRLVEVSLTGPGALEAISAVQVPDGCWLGAGTVRTRSQVSAAIAAGATFAVSPALTESVAACVDAGLPILAGAFTPTEVETALSLGVEAVKLFPASAGGPAYLSALRQPFPDVPFVPVGGVGVAEAEAYLAAGAIAVGVGSPLVGDAASGGDLTALADRAARFVTLASS from the coding sequence GTGGTGACTTTCGGGAACGTGCTGCGATCGACCCGGCTGGTCGGCATCGTCCGCGGCGACGGCGTCGGCAACACCCGTGACGCCGTACGGGTGCTGTTCGAGTCCGGGGTGCGGCTGGTCGAGGTGTCCCTGACCGGGCCAGGGGCGCTGGAGGCCATCTCCGCCGTCCAGGTGCCCGACGGCTGCTGGCTCGGCGCCGGCACCGTGCGGACCCGCTCGCAGGTCTCCGCCGCCATCGCCGCCGGCGCCACCTTCGCCGTCAGCCCCGCCCTGACGGAGTCCGTCGCCGCCTGCGTCGACGCCGGCCTCCCCATCCTGGCCGGCGCCTTCACGCCCACCGAGGTCGAAACCGCACTCTCCCTCGGCGTCGAGGCCGTCAAGCTCTTCCCCGCCTCCGCCGGCGGCCCCGCCTATCTTTCCGCGCTGCGCCAACCGTTCCCGGACGTGCCCTTCGTGCCCGTCGGCGGCGTCGGCGTCGCCGAGGCCGAGGCCTACCTGGCCGCCGGGGCCATCGCCGTCGGTGTCGGCTCCCCGCTGGTCGGCGACGCCGCCTCCGGTGGCGACCTGACGGCCCTGGCCGACCGCGCCGCCCGGTTCGTCACGCTGGCGTCGTCATAG
- a CDS encoding carbohydrate ABC transporter permease, with protein sequence MTVTLTAPAVAPPAAAGPRRRRRTLSPTLLAFVLVPLLVETFWVFWPAIQGVYLSFTSWDGVSPATVVGVGNYVELLGDPTFGRALLDTVLWLVLFGGLSALGGLGMALLLLKDRRGVGFYRAALFTPVVFSLVATALIWQAIYQPDGLVNTILGALGLDSWQHSWLADANTSLYAVIVPALWRQIGYIMVLYLAGLKGIDPTLYEAATVDGANKWQQFTRITLPQLSSVNSVVLSVIIIDSLRSFDVVWALTRGGPYHSSELLSTYMYSTAFQSLRLGYASALAVVIFVLAFGVILTYLVRAFRDADA encoded by the coding sequence ATGACCGTCACCCTCACGGCGCCGGCCGTGGCCCCGCCCGCCGCGGCGGGGCCGCGCCGCCGGCGCCGCACCCTGTCCCCGACGCTGTTGGCCTTCGTGCTGGTGCCGCTGCTCGTCGAGACGTTCTGGGTGTTCTGGCCCGCGATCCAGGGCGTCTACCTGTCCTTCACCAGCTGGGACGGCGTCTCCCCGGCCACCGTCGTCGGCGTCGGCAACTACGTCGAGCTGCTCGGCGACCCCACCTTCGGCCGGGCGTTGCTGGACACCGTGCTCTGGCTGGTGCTGTTCGGCGGCCTGTCCGCGCTCGGCGGCCTCGGCATGGCGCTGCTGCTGCTCAAGGACCGCCGCGGCGTCGGCTTCTACCGGGCCGCGCTGTTCACGCCGGTGGTGTTCTCGCTGGTCGCGACGGCACTGATCTGGCAGGCGATCTACCAGCCCGACGGTCTGGTCAACACCATCCTCGGCGCGCTGGGCCTGGACAGCTGGCAGCACTCGTGGCTGGCCGACGCCAACACCTCGCTGTACGCGGTGATCGTGCCGGCGCTGTGGCGGCAGATCGGCTACATCATGGTGCTGTACCTGGCCGGCCTCAAGGGAATCGACCCGACGCTGTACGAGGCGGCCACTGTGGACGGCGCCAACAAGTGGCAGCAGTTCACCCGGATCACGTTGCCGCAGCTGAGCAGCGTCAACTCGGTGGTGCTGTCCGTGATCATCATCGACTCGCTGCGCTCGTTCGACGTCGTGTGGGCGCTGACCCGCGGCGGCCCCTACCACTCCTCCGAACTGCTGAGCACCTACATGTACTCCACCGCGTTCCAGTCGCTGCGGCTCGGCTACGCCTCGGCGCTGGCCGTGGTGATCTTCGTGCTGGCCTTCGGGGTCATCCTCACGTACCTGGTGCGTGCGTTCCGGGACGCCGACGCATGA
- a CDS encoding SDR family NAD(P)-dependent oxidoreductase → MSDRCAVVTGAASGIGAATARRLTADGYRVIGVDIAEGPEVAVRGDVSAQATWDEASRLAGGPVDALVSNAFTVVVKPLHEQTPAEWSRQIDVNLTAAYLGAHQFLPSLRERRGAIVLVSSVHARAGLPGHPAYAASKGALVSLGRQLAVEYAPEVRVNTVLPGPVLTGAWDRVSEEDRLRSQESTPLRRLGDPSEVASVVAFLLSAEASFVTGADLVVDGGWTVQKDSA, encoded by the coding sequence TTGAGTGACCGTTGTGCTGTCGTGACGGGGGCCGCGTCCGGTATCGGCGCGGCCACCGCCCGGCGGCTCACCGCGGACGGCTACCGGGTGATCGGCGTGGACATCGCCGAGGGTCCCGAGGTGGCCGTCCGCGGCGACGTGAGCGCGCAGGCGACCTGGGACGAGGCGTCCCGGCTGGCCGGCGGGCCGGTGGACGCGTTGGTGAGCAACGCCTTCACCGTCGTCGTGAAGCCGCTGCACGAGCAGACGCCGGCCGAGTGGTCGCGTCAGATCGACGTCAACCTGACCGCCGCCTACCTCGGCGCGCACCAGTTCCTGCCGTCGCTGCGGGAGCGGCGCGGCGCGATCGTGCTGGTGTCGTCGGTGCACGCGCGGGCGGGCCTGCCCGGACATCCGGCCTACGCCGCGAGCAAGGGCGCTCTGGTGTCGCTGGGGCGGCAACTGGCCGTCGAGTACGCGCCCGAGGTGCGGGTGAACACGGTGCTGCCGGGGCCGGTGCTCACGGGCGCGTGGGATCGAGTGTCCGAAGAGGACAGGTTGCGCAGTCAGGAATCGACGCCGTTGCGTCGGCTCGGTGATCCGTCGGAGGTGGCGTCGGTGGTGGCGTTCCTGCTGTCGGCGGAGGCGTCCTTCGTCACCGGCGCGGATCTCGTGGTCGACGGCGGCTGGACCGTGCAGAAGGACTCGGCGTGA
- a CDS encoding PASTA domain-containing protein yields MLKFVVGVALAAVATSCGPSQIGTTPSPGAPPATSTSPLIHHWAMPNLVGSGLQDAQDAIQKLTGNEIFFSGSHDVSGKGRHQILDRDWKVCSQNIAAGTQIQAGVKIDFGVVKLAEQCP; encoded by the coding sequence TTGCTCAAGTTCGTCGTCGGTGTCGCGCTGGCCGCCGTGGCCACCAGCTGCGGGCCGAGTCAGATCGGGACCACGCCGTCCCCGGGTGCGCCGCCCGCCACGTCCACATCGCCGCTCATCCACCACTGGGCGATGCCCAACCTGGTCGGCTCCGGCCTCCAGGACGCGCAGGACGCCATCCAGAAGCTGACCGGCAACGAGATCTTCTTCAGCGGCTCGCACGACGTCAGCGGCAAGGGCCGGCACCAGATCCTGGACCGGGACTGGAAGGTGTGCAGCCAGAACATCGCCGCCGGCACCCAGATCCAGGCCGGTGTGAAGATCGACTTCGGTGTGGTCAAGCTGGCGGAGCAATGTCCGTGA
- a CDS encoding maleylpyruvate isomerase family mycothiol-dependent enzyme, with protein MDFERHCAEIVTQTELLAEGVTGADLTARVPACPEWSLGGLLRHLGKAHAWIEEIARTRAQEPVPDPSRDVNGDDSGEPPVGWLLDGAKRLAASIRDAGPNALVWTPLAPMPVSFFARRMVHETLVHRADAMQAAGREFVAGPEVVTDAVDEWMELDQLPQHFEFNPAKRDLLGPGRTLAFRATDADAAWHVDLTGDAIVNGRGDKPAAVTVEAPLTDLLLIIYRRQVPVGVTGDAELLAFWSEHVTFG; from the coding sequence ATGGACTTCGAGCGCCACTGCGCCGAGATCGTCACCCAGACCGAGCTGCTGGCCGAGGGCGTGACCGGCGCCGATCTGACCGCCCGCGTGCCGGCCTGCCCGGAGTGGAGCCTGGGCGGGCTGCTCCGGCACCTCGGCAAGGCGCACGCGTGGATCGAGGAGATCGCCCGCACCCGGGCGCAGGAGCCGGTGCCGGACCCGTCGCGCGACGTGAACGGGGACGACTCGGGTGAGCCGCCGGTGGGGTGGCTGCTGGACGGGGCGAAGCGGCTGGCGGCGTCGATCCGCGACGCCGGGCCGAACGCGCTGGTGTGGACGCCGCTGGCGCCGATGCCGGTGTCGTTCTTCGCCCGCCGGATGGTCCACGAGACGCTGGTGCACCGGGCGGACGCGATGCAGGCCGCCGGCCGGGAGTTCGTGGCCGGCCCGGAGGTCGTCACCGACGCCGTCGACGAGTGGATGGAACTGGACCAGCTGCCGCAGCACTTCGAGTTCAACCCGGCCAAACGGGACCTGCTCGGCCCCGGCCGCACCTTGGCCTTCCGCGCCACCGACGCGGACGCGGCCTGGCACGTGGACCTCACCGGCGACGCCATCGTGAACGGGCGCGGTGACAAGCCGGCCGCCGTCACGGTCGAGGCGCCGCTGACCGACCTGCTGCTGATCATCTACCGCCGTCAGGTCCCGGTCGGCGTGACCGGCGACGCCGAGCTGTTGGCCTTCTGGTCCGAGCACGTGACGTTCGGTTAG
- the dgoD gene encoding galactonate dehydratase, which translates to MKITDIETFLVPPRWLFLKVSTDEGVIGWGEPVVEGRAETVRAAVHELADLVRGQDPLRIEEHWQVLRRSGFYRGGPILSSALAGYDQALWDIAGKVRGVPVHELLGGPVRDRIRVYSWVGGDRPHGIRAAVQGQVDRGFTAVKMNACGPIDAIATPADVDGVLARAHEARDVLGPDRGLAIDFHGRVSPAMAKRLLPRLEEVQPLFVEEPILPELPADVLKSVVDSSPVPIATGERLYSRWEFKPVLDAGIAVAQPDPSHAGGISELRRIAALAEIYGASIAPHCPLGPISLAASVQVAFATPNFLIQEQSLNLHYNAGSELTGYLLDTSPFAFVDGQMARPTGVGLGIEVDEDAVRRAAEIGHAWRSPVWRHEDGSLAEW; encoded by the coding sequence GTGAAGATCACTGACATCGAGACGTTCCTCGTGCCGCCGCGCTGGCTGTTCCTGAAGGTCAGCACGGACGAGGGCGTCATCGGCTGGGGCGAGCCGGTGGTGGAGGGTCGCGCGGAGACCGTGCGGGCCGCCGTGCACGAGCTGGCCGACCTGGTGCGCGGCCAGGATCCGCTGCGCATCGAGGAGCACTGGCAGGTGTTGCGGCGCAGCGGTTTCTACCGCGGCGGCCCGATTCTCTCCAGCGCGCTCGCCGGTTACGACCAGGCGCTGTGGGACATCGCCGGCAAGGTGCGCGGCGTGCCCGTGCACGAACTGCTCGGCGGCCCGGTCCGTGATCGCATCCGGGTCTACTCCTGGGTCGGCGGCGACCGTCCACATGGGATTCGCGCGGCGGTTCAGGGACAGGTGGACCGCGGCTTCACCGCCGTGAAGATGAACGCCTGCGGGCCCATCGACGCCATCGCCACCCCGGCCGACGTCGACGGCGTCCTTGCCCGCGCGCACGAGGCCCGTGACGTCCTCGGGCCGGACCGCGGGCTGGCCATCGACTTCCACGGCCGCGTCTCCCCCGCCATGGCCAAGCGGTTGCTGCCCCGCCTGGAGGAGGTGCAGCCGCTGTTCGTCGAGGAGCCGATCCTGCCCGAGTTACCGGCCGACGTGCTCAAGTCCGTTGTGGACAGTTCCCCGGTGCCGATCGCCACCGGGGAACGGCTGTACTCGCGCTGGGAGTTCAAGCCCGTGCTGGACGCCGGCATCGCCGTCGCGCAGCCCGATCCCTCCCACGCCGGCGGCATCTCCGAGCTGCGCCGGATCGCCGCCCTGGCCGAGATCTACGGCGCCAGCATCGCGCCGCACTGCCCGCTGGGGCCGATCTCGCTGGCCGCCAGCGTGCAGGTCGCGTTCGCCACGCCGAACTTCCTGATCCAGGAACAGAGTCTGAACCTGCACTACAACGCCGGCAGCGAGCTGACCGGGTATCTTCTGGACACCAGCCCGTTCGCCTTCGTCGACGGGCAGATGGCCCGACCCACCGGGGTCGGGCTGGGCATCGAAGTCGACGAGGACGCCGTGCGCCGGGCCGCCGAGATCGGGCACGCGTGGCGGTCGCCGGTGTGGCGGCACGAGGACGGAAGCCTCGCGGAGTGGTGA
- a CDS encoding helix-turn-helix domain-containing protein, whose product MTIAAGHPDLSFVDTVPADRDELVGLLATGPFPDALRAAIKTSRLSLDRIQHRLGLRGTTISVATLSYWQSGRRRPERPESLEALRHLEAVLGVPPSSLTALLGPPRPRGRRSRPTRVLPIDALWSRRERLATLLSRVDTTSDCRLGRLSQHDRIEVAPDGGQRSLWVRQVLRAEQDGADRWVLVYDAESGPGVIPELTNLSNCRVGRTAVDEESSIMVAELVFDRTLARGDTVIMEYQLNHPGPQYPASGNAYCRKFRLPVREYVIEVRFDQSRLPARCQQYAVPAGEEGPSRRRNLTLDPSGGVHSVALGFGPGVFGIRWDWPSR is encoded by the coding sequence ATGACGATCGCTGCTGGTCATCCGGACCTGTCGTTCGTCGACACCGTGCCAGCCGACCGGGACGAACTGGTCGGCCTGCTGGCCACCGGTCCGTTTCCCGACGCCTTGCGCGCCGCGATCAAGACCAGCCGGTTGAGCCTGGACCGTATCCAGCACCGGCTCGGGCTGCGGGGCACCACCATCAGCGTCGCCACGCTCAGCTACTGGCAGTCCGGCCGGAGAAGGCCGGAACGGCCGGAGTCCCTCGAGGCACTGCGCCACCTGGAAGCCGTGCTCGGCGTGCCGCCGAGCTCGCTGACGGCGCTGCTCGGCCCGCCCAGGCCGCGCGGCCGGCGCAGCCGTCCGACCAGGGTGCTGCCGATCGACGCGCTGTGGTCGCGGCGGGAGCGGCTGGCCACGCTGCTGTCCCGCGTCGACACGACGTCCGACTGCCGCCTCGGCCGGCTCAGCCAGCACGACCGCATCGAGGTGGCTCCCGACGGTGGGCAGCGCTCGCTGTGGGTACGCCAGGTGCTGCGCGCGGAGCAGGACGGCGCGGACCGCTGGGTGCTGGTCTACGACGCCGAGTCCGGCCCGGGCGTGATCCCGGAGCTGACCAACCTGAGCAACTGTCGGGTCGGCCGGACCGCGGTGGACGAGGAGTCCAGCATCATGGTCGCCGAGCTGGTCTTCGACCGGACGCTCGCGCGCGGCGACACGGTGATCATGGAGTACCAGCTGAACCACCCGGGCCCGCAGTACCCGGCCAGCGGCAACGCCTACTGCCGCAAGTTCCGGCTGCCGGTCCGCGAGTACGTCATCGAGGTGCGGTTCGACCAGTCGCGGCTGCCGGCGCGCTGCCAGCAGTACGCGGTGCCGGCCGGCGAGGAGGGCCCGTCCCGCCGCCGCAACCTCACGCTCGACCCGTCCGGTGGCGTGCACTCGGTCGCGCTGGGCTTCGGCCCCGGCGTGTTCGGCATCCGCTGGGACTGGCCCAGCCGCTAG
- a CDS encoding ABC transporter substrate-binding protein, whose product MTTTGFSRRNFLAGLGAVGAATALGGCVTSTGSSASGGSATGPVTVQSNLSAPAAKAAMQALIDAFNKKGGAQASLNTVASETFRTQLPTYLTSSNPPDVMTWYAGSVARSYADKGLLLDVSDVWTGVTGYSDALKQLSTDNGKQIFIPINYYFWGCFYRKSNFAKWGVQEPTTWAEFLQVCETIKSKGVTPIGLGADNSTPWVASGWFDYLNIRINGANYHRELLAGQHSFTDPQVHKVFDQWKTALPYFDPKGTALSFQDATTNLLQGRTGLMLIGTFLLDTTPKEDVDDISFFRFPVIDPSVPVAEEAPTDGFFASSRTKRVQPTKDFLKYLTTVEAQEAYLKASSGSSLPANPAAKDAGTALITKGKDMLNKAADLTQFFNRDSSDALQPTADTALIKFIQHPEQIDSILTEWQTNAKKIWAS is encoded by the coding sequence ATGACCACCACGGGCTTCTCCCGGCGCAATTTCCTGGCCGGACTCGGCGCCGTAGGCGCGGCCACCGCCCTCGGTGGCTGCGTGACCTCGACCGGCAGCTCGGCCTCCGGCGGGTCGGCCACCGGCCCGGTGACCGTGCAGTCCAATCTCTCCGCGCCGGCGGCCAAGGCCGCCATGCAGGCGCTGATCGACGCGTTCAACAAGAAGGGCGGCGCGCAGGCCAGCCTGAACACCGTCGCCTCGGAGACCTTCCGCACCCAGCTGCCGACCTACCTCACCTCGTCCAACCCGCCGGACGTGATGACCTGGTACGCCGGCTCGGTGGCCCGCTCCTACGCCGACAAGGGCCTGCTGCTCGACGTCAGCGACGTGTGGACCGGCGTCACCGGCTACAGCGACGCGCTCAAGCAGCTCAGCACCGACAACGGCAAGCAGATCTTCATCCCGATCAACTACTACTTCTGGGGCTGCTTCTACCGGAAGTCCAACTTCGCCAAGTGGGGCGTGCAGGAGCCGACCACCTGGGCCGAGTTCCTCCAGGTCTGCGAGACCATCAAGTCGAAGGGCGTCACCCCGATCGGCCTGGGCGCGGACAACTCGACGCCCTGGGTGGCCTCGGGCTGGTTCGACTACCTCAACATCCGCATCAACGGCGCGAACTACCACCGGGAGCTGCTGGCCGGCCAGCACAGCTTCACCGACCCGCAGGTGCACAAGGTGTTCGACCAGTGGAAGACGGCGCTGCCGTACTTCGACCCGAAGGGCACGGCACTGTCCTTCCAGGACGCCACCACCAACCTGCTGCAGGGCCGCACCGGCCTGATGCTGATCGGCACCTTCCTGCTCGACACCACGCCCAAGGAGGACGTGGACGACATCAGCTTCTTCCGCTTCCCGGTGATCGACCCGTCGGTGCCGGTGGCCGAGGAGGCCCCCACCGACGGCTTCTTCGCCAGCTCCCGCACCAAGCGCGTCCAGCCGACCAAGGACTTCCTGAAGTACCTGACCACGGTCGAGGCCCAGGAGGCGTACCTGAAGGCGTCCTCGGGCAGCTCGCTGCCGGCCAACCCGGCCGCCAAGGACGCCGGCACGGCCCTGATCACCAAGGGCAAGGACATGCTGAACAAGGCGGCCGACCTGACGCAGTTCTTCAACCGGGACTCCAGCGACGCGCTGCAGCCGACCGCGGACACGGCGCTGATCAAGTTCATCCAGCACCCGGAGCAGATCGACTCCATCCTGACCGAGTGGCAGACCAACGCCAAGAAGATCTGGGCCTCCTGA
- a CDS encoding glycoside hydrolase family 27 protein, with the protein MSPLLRRLTLACAVALGIGTLAAPVATADADHHASDSVISPTPYMGWNSYFGLGAPTEQNVHSVANFLVSSGLSKAGYDIVWLDGGWQADPPRTPAGDLAVDPARWPGGMPALVAFIHGLGLKAGIYTDAGAYDGKNCGLGSGGGYYQRDADQFARWGFDAVKIDFLCGLAQKLDPAVAFHEFSQAVANTGRKMILNLCDPVTSVWGVPDWPSTREAGYAYTWGPTNATSWRTDTDVAFGNPTPGEWPAVLRNMDDNAAHPEAQSPGHYNDPDYLIPMRPFPTGGTELTEEESTTQFVMWAEMASPLIIGSDPRTLPQSMLDTLKNPEILAVDQDPLAIQGVRVADSGGGNVYSKVLSGKGNRAVVLLNRSSDPSDMTVDFAKAGLSGDVKVRDLRARADKGTVTGSYTATVPAHGTVMLKLSGTDLTPGRDLGGNASDSPALVRFDDTHAYTFVRDVSGQLAESTVGSGKWAKLGGPTHDQIVGQPAAYASGADRVDVFVRGTDNAAYQRTFEHGRWGNWVKLGGNLTDSPTVAFTSPTQWTLVARGADGKVWQRGSGGYGNWTSLGSPSDKPIYGRPSAVADANGTHIVVRAFDDSAWLWEQNTGWTALGGVISTAPTLLATSGRLYLFARASDYTLWQRNFTDGSWGGWFPRGEYASNAIVGTLGVAAGANGSAWVAVRGVDDHVHQTVL; encoded by the coding sequence ATGTCCCCCTTGTTACGCAGACTCACGCTCGCCTGCGCGGTGGCGCTCGGCATCGGCACGCTGGCGGCGCCCGTCGCGACCGCCGACGCCGACCACCACGCGAGCGACAGCGTCATCTCCCCCACCCCGTACATGGGCTGGAACTCCTACTTCGGCCTCGGCGCCCCGACCGAGCAGAACGTGCACAGCGTCGCCAACTTCCTGGTGTCGAGCGGCCTGTCCAAGGCCGGCTACGACATCGTCTGGCTGGACGGCGGCTGGCAGGCCGACCCGCCCCGGACGCCCGCCGGCGACCTGGCCGTCGACCCGGCGCGCTGGCCGGGCGGCATGCCGGCGCTGGTCGCGTTCATCCACGGCCTCGGCCTGAAGGCCGGTATCTACACCGACGCCGGCGCCTACGACGGCAAGAACTGCGGCCTCGGCAGCGGCGGCGGCTACTACCAGCGCGACGCCGACCAGTTCGCCCGGTGGGGCTTCGACGCCGTCAAGATCGACTTCCTCTGCGGCCTGGCCCAGAAGCTCGACCCGGCGGTGGCGTTCCACGAGTTCTCCCAGGCCGTCGCCAACACCGGCCGCAAGATGATCCTCAACCTGTGCGACCCGGTCACCTCCGTCTGGGGCGTGCCGGACTGGCCGTCGACCCGGGAGGCCGGCTACGCCTACACCTGGGGTCCGACCAACGCGACCTCCTGGCGCACCGACACCGACGTGGCCTTCGGCAATCCGACGCCCGGCGAGTGGCCCGCCGTGCTGCGCAACATGGACGACAACGCGGCGCACCCCGAGGCGCAGAGCCCTGGTCACTACAACGACCCGGACTACCTGATCCCGATGCGTCCCTTCCCCACCGGCGGCACCGAGCTGACCGAGGAGGAGTCGACCACGCAGTTCGTGATGTGGGCGGAGATGGCATCGCCGCTGATCATCGGCTCCGACCCGCGCACGCTGCCGCAGTCGATGCTCGACACGCTGAAGAACCCGGAGATCCTGGCCGTCGACCAGGACCCGCTGGCGATCCAGGGTGTTCGGGTGGCCGACTCCGGCGGCGGCAACGTCTACAGCAAGGTGTTGTCCGGCAAGGGAAACCGGGCGGTCGTGCTGCTGAACCGGAGCAGTGACCCGTCGGACATGACCGTGGACTTCGCCAAGGCCGGCCTGAGCGGCGACGTCAAGGTCCGTGACCTGCGGGCCCGCGCCGACAAGGGCACCGTCACCGGTTCGTACACGGCCACGGTTCCGGCCCACGGCACCGTGATGCTGAAGCTGTCCGGCACGGACCTCACGCCGGGCAGGGACCTCGGCGGCAACGCCAGCGACAGCCCGGCCCTGGTCCGGTTCGACGACACGCACGCCTACACCTTCGTGCGGGACGTGTCCGGCCAGCTCGCGGAGAGCACGGTCGGCAGCGGCAAGTGGGCCAAGCTCGGCGGCCCCACCCACGACCAGATCGTCGGCCAGCCCGCGGCCTACGCCTCCGGCGCCGACCGGGTGGACGTCTTCGTGCGCGGCACGGACAACGCGGCGTACCAGCGGACGTTCGAGCACGGGCGCTGGGGCAACTGGGTGAAGCTCGGCGGCAACCTGACCGACTCCCCCACCGTCGCCTTCACGTCGCCGACGCAGTGGACCCTGGTGGCCCGCGGCGCCGACGGCAAGGTGTGGCAGCGCGGCTCCGGCGGCTACGGCAACTGGACGTCGCTGGGTTCACCGAGCGACAAGCCGATCTACGGTCGCCCCAGCGCGGTCGCCGACGCCAACGGGACGCACATCGTGGTGCGGGCCTTCGACGACAGCGCTTGGCTGTGGGAGCAGAACACGGGCTGGACCGCCCTCGGCGGCGTGATCAGCACCGCCCCGACGCTGCTGGCGACCTCCGGCCGGCTGTACCTGTTCGCCCGAGCCAGTGACTACACGCTGTGGCAGCGCAACTTCACCGACGGTTCGTGGGGAGGATGGTTCCCCCGCGGCGAGTACGCCAGCAACGCCATCGTCGGCACCCTCGGTGTCGCGGCCGGCGCCAACGGCTCGGCGTGGGTGGCCGTCCGCGGTGTGGACGACCACGTGCACCAGACCGTGCTGTGA